A DNA window from Brassica napus cultivar Da-Ae chromosome C1, Da-Ae, whole genome shotgun sequence contains the following coding sequences:
- the LOC106438575 gene encoding cyclin-D3-1: protein MAIPTEEESREEHNTSFLLDALYCEEEKWEDDDEEEVEAVEENSSFSSASTSSPLAILQQDLFWEDEDLVTLFSKEEEQGLSCVDDVYLATDRKEAVGWILRVNSRYGFSTLAAVLAITYLDKFICSYSLQRDKPWMLQLVSVACLSLAAKVEETHVPLLLDFQVEETKYVFEAKTIQRMELLILSTLQWKMHLVTPLSFLDHIIRRLGLKNNAHWDFLNSCHRLILSVISDSRFVGYLPSVVAAATMMRIIEQVEPFDPLSYQTKLLGVLNITKEKVKSCYDLILELPMGRMGLQIETQTRRKRKSGESPCCVIDSNPFNSDESSNDSWSASSCNPPSSPQQQPPLKKMRGDQETQKEKPVLHLPWAIIVASP, encoded by the exons ATGGCGATACCAACGGAGGAAGAAAGTAGAGAAGAACATAACACTTCGTTTCTTCTTGATGCTCTCTACTGCGAAGAAGAGAAATGGGAagacgacgacgaagaagaagtagAAGCAGTTGAAGAGAACTCTTCCTTTTCTTCTGCTTCTACTTCTTCTCCATTGGCTATTCTGCAGCAAGATTTGTTCTGGGAAGATGAAGATCTGGTCACTCTCTTCtccaaagaagaagagcaaggacTCAGCTGTGTCGATGATGTTTATCTCGCCACGGATCGAAAAGAAGCCGTGGGTTGGATTCTTAGAGTCAACTCTCGTTATGGGTTCTCTACTCTAGCAGCTGTTTTAGCTATAACGTATCTCGACAAGTTCATCTGTAGCTACAGCTTACAGAGAGACAAACCGTGGATGCTTCAGCTCGTTTCTGTTGCTTGTCTCTCTCTTGCTGCTAAAGTGGAAGAAACCCATGTCCCTCTTCTTCTGGACTTTCAA GTGGAGGAGACAAAGTATGTGTTTGAGGCAAAAACCATACAGAGAATGGAGCTGCTGATACTTTCTACTCTCCAGTGGAAGATGCATCTCGTTACTCCACTTTCGTTTCTAGACCACATCATCAGGAGATTGGGGCTTAAGAACAATGCTCACTGGGATTTCCTCAACAGCTGCCACCGTCTCATCCTCTCTGTAATCTCCG ATTCAAGATTTGTCGGCTACCTCCCATCAGTTGTTGCTGCAGCCACCATGATGAGGATTATAGAGCAAGTTGAGCCCTTTGACCCTCTTTCATACCAAACTAAGCTCCTCGGTGTGCTTAACATAACCAAG GAAAAGGTGAAATCTTGCTACGATCTCATCCTCGAGTTACCAATGGGCCGCATGGGCTTACAAATCGAAACCCAAACTCGCCGGAAACGAAAGAGTGGCGAATCTCCATGCTGCGTGATTGATTCAAACCCTTTCAATAGCGACGAGAGCTCAAACGATTCGTGGTCAGCGAGTTCGTGCAATCCACCATCGTCTCCGCAGCAACAGCCTCcgttgaagaagatgagaggGGATCAAGAAACTCAGAAGGAGAAACCAGTTTTGCATCTTCCATGGGCAATCATAGTAGCCAGTCCGTGA
- the LOC106438578 gene encoding protein SRC2 homolog has protein sequence MSMMTMGIQGQLLEVTVVGCQKLKDTEWFSRQDPYVVLEYSGARHQTRTCTDGGKNAVFQEKFMFTLLEGLRDLKVAVWNSNTLSTDDFIGNATIQLQKVLSQGYDDCTWTLQTKTGRYAGEVRLILHYAGAKNQHHHGSAPSAPPYAPQVPHYSAPPSPSPYSSPPYTGPSLYPQVQYSQPQSAYPPASPYPPQPYAYPPPPSTSAYPPGPSAYPPPPPSSTYPPPPYPPQPSPYYPQGPYQGQYPPPPY, from the exons ATGTCGATGATGACGATGGGCATTCAAGGGCAGCTTCTCGAGGTCACTG TGGTAGGGTGCCAGAAATTGAAAGACACGGAATGGTTTTCGAGGCAAGATCCGTACGTTGTTCTCGAGTACAGCGGGGCAAGGCACCAAACCAGAACCTGCACAG ATGGTGGAAAGAACGCAGTGTTTCAAGAGAAGTTTATGTTCACGTTGCTAGAAGGCCTTAGGGATCTTAAGGTTGCTGTCTGGAACAGCAACACTCTCTCCACTGATGACTTCATTGGCAATGCTAC GATTCAGTTGCAGAAGGTTCTTTCTCAGGGTTACGACGACTGTACCTGGACTCTTCAAACTAAAACTGGCAG ATATGCGGGAGAAGTAAGACTCATACTGCATTATGCAGGTGCAAAG AACCAACATCACCACGGGTCTGCGCCATCAGCACCACCGTATGCACCTCAAGTACCTCACTACTCAGCACcaccttctccttctccataTTCCTCACCGCCATACACTGGACCATCTCTATACCCACAAGTACAATACTCTCAGCCGCAATCAGCATACCCACCAGCTTCACCCTATCCTCCTCAGCCATATGCTTACCCTCCTCCTCCCTCAACCTCCGCTTACCCTCCTGGTCCTTCAGCTTACCCTCCTCCTCCGCCATCCTCAACTTACCCTCCTCCTCCGTACCCTCCTCAACCATCACCATATTACCCACAAG GTCCCTATCAAGGACAATACCCGCCGCCTCCATACTAA
- the LOC106441985 gene encoding uncharacterized protein LOC106441985, with protein MPDDKEELEDSSSYVWDNDTQLYIHHRSGFYHDPVAGWYYCSKDGLYYKHENGEYVPLEHDESVHIVTSEDAQAEVLLSDPGETETLLEPTGCSNDHELEHLQRPSSWVEDTLIELYLAGNSRRPSYSAEDNQMLSANGDDDADELEEGEWIPEDDFDPQEDYFDQDAPSREEEMWLAQYGQVTQSPEKTLPEIPSVDLWDWKLVCESREADNEQVARLVGRLVRRSANLHPSVASSGTLFKTAPVCEARLHLVRVRTGQVYKLQNPSPKYLATLSVYDASNPTKYWGFPDVSTTWQDPATKRKAKKVKPKTSRRLKVKEPHEVDMIEEERSSAYRDRAAERRNLHGGYGVGPGQKGTMVGLIADEHDTGSEEDATAEEALELTFGSGSYARRIMGNMGWKEGETLGKNAKGLVEPIQAVGNTGNVGLGFPQRRRRG; from the exons ATGCCCGACGATAAAGAAGAATTGGAAGACTCCTCCTCCTACGTTTGGGACAACGATACGCAGCTCTACATCCATCACAG GAGTGGGTTTTATCATGACCCAGTTGCTGGTTGGTACTATTGTAGCAAGGATGGTCTTTACTACAAGCATGAAAACGGCGAATATGTTCCCCTGGAACATGACGAATCTGTACATATTGTCACTTCTGAAGATGCTCAGGCTGAAGTTTTGTTGAGTGATCCTGGAGAAACAGAAACTCTTTTAG AGCCAACAGGGTGCTCAAATGACCATGAACTTGAACATCTTCAACGTCCTTCCTCATG GGTGGAAGATACACTTATAGAGCTTTATTTGGCTGGAAACAGTCGACGTCCTAGCTATTCTGCGGAGGATAATCAGATGTTGTCAGCTAATG GAGACGATGATGCTGACGAGCTTGAAGAGGGAGAATGGATTCCTGAAGATGATTTTGATCCACAGGAAGACTACTTTGATcaag ATGCTCCTTCAAGGGAGGAAGAAATGTGGCTAGCACAATATGGTCAAGTCACTCAATCCCCTGAGAAGACCCTGCCTGAGATCCCGTCTGTTGACTTGTGGGACTGGAAACTTGTTTGTGAATCCAGAGAAGCTGACAACGAACAGGTGGCTAGGCTAGTAGGGAGGCTGGTGAGACGGTCCGCCAATCTTCATCCATCTGTGGCTTCTAGTGGCACACTTTTCAAAACTGCGCCGGTTTGTGAAGCACGCCTTCACCTGGTGCGAGTTAGGACAG GTCAAGTCTATAAACTGCAGAATCCTAGTCCAAAGTACCTTGCAACCTTGTCAGTATATGACGCCTCCAACCCAACAAAATATTGGGGATTCCCTGATGTTTCAACTACATGGCAAGATCCTGCTACAAAACGCAAAGCTAAGAAGGTGAAACCAAAAACTTCGCGCAGACTCAAGGTGAAGGAACCACATGAAGTCGACATGATTGAAGAG GAGAGAAGCTCTGCATACAGAGATAGAGCCGCGGAGAGAAGAAATCTGCATGGTGGATATGGTGTTGGGCCAGGTCAAAAGGGGACAATGGTAGGCCTTATTGCCGACGAGCATGATACAGGTTCTGAAGAGGATGCAACAGCAGAAGAAGCATTGGAGTTAACATTTGGATCTGGAAGTTATGCAAGGAGGATAATGGGAAACATGGGTTGGAAGGAG GGTGAGACGCTGGGGAAGAATGCAAAAGGCTTGGTTGAACCAATACAAGCGGTAGGAAACACTGGGAATGTAGGCCTTGGTTTTCctcaaaggagaagaagag GATGA
- the LOC106438574 gene encoding UDP-glycosyltransferase 73B1 — MGTSDEAAASKLHIFFFPYMAHGHMIPTLDMAKLFATKGAKSTILTTPLNSKLFEKPINSFNDENPELEDIKLQILNFPCTELGLPEGCENTDFIFSNHDLTKGNLNMKFLLAMEYFKEQLEELLETVKPDCLVGNMFFPWATKVAEKFNVPRLVFHGTGYFSLCASHCLRLHKPYKNVASSSEPFVIPELPGDVVITDEQVIEKEEESVMGKFMKDIRDSERDSFGVLVNSFYDLEPAYADFFKTHVAKRSWDIGPLSLGNREFKEKAERGKKASIDEHECLKWLDTKRCESVIYLSFGTMSSFDDEQLMEIAAGLEMSGHDFVWVVNRSGSQGEKVEWLPEGYEERTKGQGLIIRGWAPQVLILDHQAIGGFLTHCGWNSLLEGAASGLPMVTWPIGAEQFYNEKLVTQVLKTGVSVGVKKMVKGSGDFISREKVDIAVREVMVGDEMRKRAKQLAVMAKDAVREGGSSDLEVNRLMDELKLVRMQKEQGTRT; from the exons ATGGGAACTTCTGATGAAGCCGCGGCCTCTAAGctccatatcttcttcttcccttaCATGGCTCATGGCCACATGATACCAACTCTTGACATGGCCAAGCTCTTTGCCACCAAAGGAGCTAAGTCCACCATCCTCACCACTCCTCTCAACTCAAAACTCTTCGAGAAACCCATCAACTCATTCAACGACGAGAATCCTGAACTTGAAGACATCAAACTTCAGATCCTCAACTTCCCTTGCACAGAGCTGGGCTTACCCGAAGGATGCGAGAACACTGACTTCATCTTCTCTAACCATGACCTAACCAAAGGTAACTTgaatatgaagtttttactaGCAATGGAATATTTCAAAGAGCAGTTAGAAGAGCTTCTCGAGACGGTGAAACCAGACTGTCTCGTCGGCAACATGTTCTTCCCTTGGGCGACTAAAGTCGCTGAGAAGTTTAACGTGCCGAGACTTGTCTTCCACGGCACAGGCTACTTCTCGCTATGTGCTTCTCATTGCTTAAGGCTCCACAAGCCTTACAAGAACGTAGCTTCTAGCTCTGAGCCCTTTGTGATCCCTGAGCTACCAGGAGACGTTGTTATTACAGATGAACAGGTgatagagaaagaagaagaatctgTCATGGGGAAGTTTATGAAGGACATTAGAGATTCAGAGAGAGACAGCTTTGGTGTGTTGGTGAACAGCTTCTACGACCTTGAACCTGCTTATGCCGATTTTTTCAAGACCCATGTGGCGAAAAGGTCTTGGGACATCGGTCCGCTTTCTTTAGGGAACAGAGAGTTCAAGGAGAAAGCAGAGAGGGGCAAAAAGGCTAGCATTGATGAGCATGAGTGTTTGAAATGGCTTGACACCAAGAGATGTGAATCTGTTATTTACTTGTCCTTTGGAACTATGTCTAGCTTCGACGACGAGCAGCTGATGGAGATTGCAGCTGGCTTGGAGATGTCAGGACATGATTTTGTATGGGTGGTTAACAGAAGTGGTAGCCAAG GGGAGAAGGTAGAGTGGTTACCAGAGGGGTACGAAGAGAGGACCAAAGGGCAAGGACTGATAATACGTGGATGGGCGCCACAAGTGCTTATACTAGACCACCAAGCTATTGGAGGGTTTTTGACGCATTGTGGATGGAACTCGCTTCTAGAAGGTGCAGCATCAGGCCTGCCAATGGTGACATGGCCCATTGGAGCCGAGCAGTTCTACAACGAGAAGTTGGTAACACAAGTGTTGAAGACAGGAGTGAGTGTGGGAGTAAAGAAGATGGTGAAAGGTTCGGGAGATTTCATTAGCAGAGAGAAAGTTGATATAGCGGTAAGGGAAGTGATGGTCGGAGATGAGATGAGGAAACGGGCTAAGCAGTTAGCTGTTATGGCTAAAGATGCGGTGAGAGAAGGAGGGTCTTCAGATCTTGAGGTGAACAGGTTGATGGATGAGCTTAAGTTGGTCAGAATGCAAAAAGAACAAGGAACAAGAACTTGA